One Panicum virgatum strain AP13 chromosome 9K, P.virgatum_v5, whole genome shotgun sequence genomic region harbors:
- the LOC120652806 gene encoding uncharacterized protein LOC120652806 isoform X2, with product MQQPEECASTAAGEYINSVRDLLPFLLHVPVTYRFAKKHVSTPRPGSVRALLEGFVADGGSACACPASSSCGYRGKVLSALQFEKHAGAESKNQNGHIFLGNGKSLYALFHELRDVPAEAFADKFEAAAGVPMTMAAAEASPAPQGPRQGHQPGAPASWEPNGVQVVGATAEPPSSPAPAPSRGDVDMLTEEEMAGLCLLGLRESCSTIQSDPMDGIEGPATEQIEDAAGGDCAMPDVKERRKGAGERRPRYGSLSTITPVKERMTETKYRLDSYLKDVRGLLSTGLLEGFKVTYKKDEVEKIGRIRGQGYSCGCSECNYSRNVMNACEFEQHSGQSSNNQNDHIFLETGISLFRVVKALKHYRLNMLCEFIEETIGLPPNMNEYSKWKASFQKRKDYSDDVASDGCSTQDSWESAVGEMIYSLTHLKESASGSILNLNWSASKRRSDRQFKRGGSGTSTPALSRSHDKGVSGLSTGTSKENDTEDTHSENTAGPFSIDGVKPDSPEPTAIIPDGSNHDPTDLGLSLPSPVTIPQEPFSNSNIDSKSKESKTRDTTLHPLIFKEGGLPDNTLLTYKLKTGEALKQGYKRGTGIVCNCCNQEFTPSHFEEHAGMGRRRQPYRNIYTSEGVTLHKLALQLQDRLNSNGSSFSDYPNLTSSGCGREPTTTSGPIIPLKRTLQERVVETEGCSFCGDGYTTLGNIDPDTIVFCNQCERPCHIKCYNTGLEKKKVPLEILKEYMQFCFLCCEICQLLRDRLDEGLEKCEEIAFLRQIRSNICWRLLSGMDERSNLQLYMPQVIDIFKDAFAETSEHSGVFSDMVYAKNVEGEKDFRGMYCAVLTASTHVVSAAVLKVRMEQVAELVLIATRSECRKKGYFVLLLKSIEAHLRAWNVNLLTAPVDLEMAPIWSEKLGFTILSDEELGVITAGAFTFIVSSRLLPTCKGGSTPEFLSAIQP from the exons ATGCAGCAGCCGGAGGAGTGCgcctcgacggcggccggcgagtaTATCAACAGCGTCCGGGATCTGTTGCCCTTCCTGTTGCACGTTCCAGTAACCTACCGCTTCGCGAAGAAACATGTGAGTACCCCTCGACCCGGTTCGGTTCGG GCCTTGCTTGAGGGATTCGTCGCCGACGGCGGCTCCGCCTGCGCCtgccccgcctcctcctcctgcggctATCGCGGCAAG GTGCTGTCGGCGCTGCAATTCGAGAAGCACGCGGGGGCGGAATCGAAGAACCAGAACGGGCACATCTTCCTCGGCAACGGCAAGTCGCTCTACGCCCTCTTCCACGAGCTCAGGGACGTGCCCGCCGAAGCGTTCGCGGACAAGTTCGAGGCGGCCGCAGGGGTGCCTatgaccatggccgccgccgaagcGTCGCCTGCGCCGCAGGGGCCGCGTCAGGGGCACCAGCCGGGAGCGCCCGCTAGCTGGGAACCGAACGGGGTTCAGGTTGTCGGCGCGACGGCGGAGCCCCCTtcgtcgccggcgcccgcgccctCGCGTGGCGACGTGGATATGTTGACCGAGGAGGAGATGGCCGGCTTGTGTCTTCTTGGTTTGAG AGAAAGTTGTTCCACGATTCAGTCGGACCCTATGGACGGAATTGAAGGGCCTGCTACAGAACAGATCGAAGATGCAGCAGGTGGCGACTGTGCCATGCCTGATGTTAAAGAGAGAAGGAAAGGAGCTGGTGAGCGACGACCTAGGTATGGTAGTTTGTCAACAATAACTCCTGTTAAAGAGCGAATGACGGAAACAAAGTATCGGCTAGACAGTTACCTTAAAGATGTTAGAGGATTGTTATCCACTGGGCTTCTTGAAGGTTTCAAGGTGACCTACAAGAAGGATGAG GTGGAGAAGATTGGACGAATAAGGGGGCAGGGGTATTCTTGTGGCTGCTCAGAGTGCAATTACAGTAGAAAT GTTATGAATGCATGCGAGTTTGAACAGCATTCTGGTCAGTCATCCAACAACCAGAATGATCACATCTTCTTGGAAACCGGGATTTCTCTATTCAGGGTCGTGAAAGCTCTAAAACATTATAGGCTTAACATGCTTTGCGAATTCATTGAAGAAACTATTGGCTTACCTCCAAATATGAATGAGTATAGCAAGTGGAAAG CTTCATTTCAAAAGAGGAAAGATTATTCAGATGATGTAGCTTCAGATGGTTGTTCAACTCAGGA TTCATGGGAGTCGGCTGTGGGGGAGATGATTTATAGTTTGACACACTTGAAAGAATCTGCCAGCGGTAGCATCTTAAACCTTAATTGGAGTGCATCCAAAAGGCGGTCTGATAGACAGTTTAAACGAGGAGGTTCTGGGACTTCAACTCCAGCCTTGAGTAGAAGCCATGACAAAGGAGTTTCTGGCCTCTCTACTGGCACCTCAAAGGAGAATGACACTGAAGATACTCATAGTGAGAACACAGCAGGTCCTTTCAGCATCGATGGTGTAAAACCCGATTCTCCAGAACCTACTGCAATAATACCCGATGGCTCAAATCATGATCCCACAGACTTAGGGCTTTCTTTACCAAGTCCAGTAACAATCCCTCAAGAGCCATTTTCAAACTCCAACATCGACTCAAAGTCAAAAGAATCAAAAACGAG GGATACCACTTTGCATCCACTGATTTTCAAGGAGGGTGGCCTTCCAGATAATACTTTATTGACTTACAAGTTGAAGACCGGAGAG GCTCTAAAGCAAGGGTATAAGCGGGGGACAGGAATAGTCTGTAATTGTTGCAATCAAGAG TTTACTCCTTCGCACTTTGAAGAACATGCTGGCATGGGGAGAAGACGGCAACC GTATCGCAACATTTATACATCAGAAGGGGTAACACTTCATAAGCTAGCACTGCAATTGCAAGatcgtttgaattcaaatggttcTAGCTTTAGTGACTACCCTAACCTTACTTCTTCAG GATGTGGCAGAGAACCTACTACCACCAGTGGACCTATCATTCCCCTGAAACGAACTTTGCAAGAAAGAGTGGTCGAAACAGAGGGGTGCTCTTTCTGTGG GGATGGCTACACGACTCTTGGAAATATCGATCCAGATACAATAGTCTTTTGTAACCAG TGTGAGAGACCATGCCATATTAAATGCTACAACACTGGACTTGAAAAAAAGAAG GTGCCCCTAGAAATTTTGAAAGAATATATGCAATTTTGCTTCCTGTGCTGCGAAATATGTCAATTGCTTCGTGACCGTCTAGATGAAGGACTGGAAAAGTGTGAAGAGATTGCCTTTCTCAGACAGATAAGATCCAATATTTGTTGGCGGCTTTTAAGTGGAATGGATGAACGTAGTAATTTGCAGCTCTACATGCCTCAGGTCATTGATATCTTCAAA GATGCATTTGCGGAAACTTCTGAGCACAGTGGTGTCTTCTCGGATATGGTTTATGC caAGAATGTAGAAGGAGAGAAGGATTTTCGAGGAATGTATTGTGCAGTGTTAACTGCAAG TACGCATGTTGTGTCTGCTGCAGTTCTGAAAGTGCGCATGGAACAAGTTGCAGAGTTGGTCCTTATTGCTACTCGTAGTGAGTGCCGGAAGAAG GGCTACTTTGTACTTCTCCTAAAGTCTATCGAGGCACATTTGAGAGCCTGGAACGTAAACCTTCTTACAGCGCCTGTTGACCTTGAAATGGCACCAATTTGGTCTGAGAAGCTCGGGTTCACCATTTTATCAGATGAAGAG CTCGGTGTGATTACAGCAGGTGCTTTCACCTTCATCGTGAGCTCACGATTGCTTCCGACATGCAAAGGCGGTTCAACACCTGAATTTCTTTCTGCTATCCAGCCATAG
- the LOC120652806 gene encoding uncharacterized protein LOC120652806 isoform X3 — MQQPEECASTAAGEYINSVRDLLPFLLHVPVTYRFAKKHALLEGFVADGGSACACPASSSCGYRGKVLSALQFEKHAGAESKNQNGHIFLGNGKSLYALFHELRDVPAEAFADKFEAAAGVPMTMAAAEASPAPQGPRQGHQPGAPASWEPNGVQVVGATAEPPSSPAPAPSRGDVDMLTEEEMAGLCLLGLSRESCSTIQSDPMDGIEGPATEQIEDAAGGDCAMPDVKERRKGAGERRPRYGSLSTITPVKERMTETKYRLDSYLKDVRGLLSTGLLEGFKVTYKKDEVEKIGRIRGQGYSCGCSECNYSRNVMNACEFEQHSGQSSNNQNDHIFLETGISLFRVVKALKHYRLNMLCEFIEETIGLPPNMNEYSKWKASFQKRKDYSDDVASDGCSTQDSWESAVGEMIYSLTHLKESASGSILNLNWSASKRRSDRQFKRGGSGTSTPALSRSHDKGVSGLSTGTSKENDTEDTHSENTAGPFSIDGVKPDSPEPTAIIPDGSNHDPTDLGLSLPSPVTIPQEPFSNSNIDSKSKESKTRDTTLHPLIFKEGGLPDNTLLTYKLKTGEALKQGYKRGTGIVCNCCNQEFTPSHFEEHAGMGRRRQPYRNIYTSEGVTLHKLALQLQDRLNSNGSSFSDYPNLTSSGCGREPTTTSGPIIPLKRTLQERVVETEGCSFCGDGYTTLGNIDPDTIVFCNQCERPCHIKCYNTGLEKKKVPLEILKEYMQFCFLCCEICQLLRDRLDEGLEKCEEIAFLRQIRSNICWRLLSGMDERSNLQLYMPQVIDIFKDAFAETSEHSGVFSDMVYAKNVEGEKDFRGMYCAVLTASTHVVSAAVLKVRMEQVAELVLIATRSECRKKGYFVLLLKSIEAHLRAWNVNLLTAPVDLEMAPIWSEKLGFTILSDEELGVITAGAFTFIVSSRLLPTCKGGSTPEFLSAIQP; from the exons ATGCAGCAGCCGGAGGAGTGCgcctcgacggcggccggcgagtaTATCAACAGCGTCCGGGATCTGTTGCCCTTCCTGTTGCACGTTCCAGTAACCTACCGCTTCGCGAAGAAACAT GCCTTGCTTGAGGGATTCGTCGCCGACGGCGGCTCCGCCTGCGCCtgccccgcctcctcctcctgcggctATCGCGGCAAG GTGCTGTCGGCGCTGCAATTCGAGAAGCACGCGGGGGCGGAATCGAAGAACCAGAACGGGCACATCTTCCTCGGCAACGGCAAGTCGCTCTACGCCCTCTTCCACGAGCTCAGGGACGTGCCCGCCGAAGCGTTCGCGGACAAGTTCGAGGCGGCCGCAGGGGTGCCTatgaccatggccgccgccgaagcGTCGCCTGCGCCGCAGGGGCCGCGTCAGGGGCACCAGCCGGGAGCGCCCGCTAGCTGGGAACCGAACGGGGTTCAGGTTGTCGGCGCGACGGCGGAGCCCCCTtcgtcgccggcgcccgcgccctCGCGTGGCGACGTGGATATGTTGACCGAGGAGGAGATGGCCGGCTTGTGTCTTCTTGGTTTGAG CAGAGAAAGTTGTTCCACGATTCAGTCGGACCCTATGGACGGAATTGAAGGGCCTGCTACAGAACAGATCGAAGATGCAGCAGGTGGCGACTGTGCCATGCCTGATGTTAAAGAGAGAAGGAAAGGAGCTGGTGAGCGACGACCTAGGTATGGTAGTTTGTCAACAATAACTCCTGTTAAAGAGCGAATGACGGAAACAAAGTATCGGCTAGACAGTTACCTTAAAGATGTTAGAGGATTGTTATCCACTGGGCTTCTTGAAGGTTTCAAGGTGACCTACAAGAAGGATGAG GTGGAGAAGATTGGACGAATAAGGGGGCAGGGGTATTCTTGTGGCTGCTCAGAGTGCAATTACAGTAGAAAT GTTATGAATGCATGCGAGTTTGAACAGCATTCTGGTCAGTCATCCAACAACCAGAATGATCACATCTTCTTGGAAACCGGGATTTCTCTATTCAGGGTCGTGAAAGCTCTAAAACATTATAGGCTTAACATGCTTTGCGAATTCATTGAAGAAACTATTGGCTTACCTCCAAATATGAATGAGTATAGCAAGTGGAAAG CTTCATTTCAAAAGAGGAAAGATTATTCAGATGATGTAGCTTCAGATGGTTGTTCAACTCAGGA TTCATGGGAGTCGGCTGTGGGGGAGATGATTTATAGTTTGACACACTTGAAAGAATCTGCCAGCGGTAGCATCTTAAACCTTAATTGGAGTGCATCCAAAAGGCGGTCTGATAGACAGTTTAAACGAGGAGGTTCTGGGACTTCAACTCCAGCCTTGAGTAGAAGCCATGACAAAGGAGTTTCTGGCCTCTCTACTGGCACCTCAAAGGAGAATGACACTGAAGATACTCATAGTGAGAACACAGCAGGTCCTTTCAGCATCGATGGTGTAAAACCCGATTCTCCAGAACCTACTGCAATAATACCCGATGGCTCAAATCATGATCCCACAGACTTAGGGCTTTCTTTACCAAGTCCAGTAACAATCCCTCAAGAGCCATTTTCAAACTCCAACATCGACTCAAAGTCAAAAGAATCAAAAACGAG GGATACCACTTTGCATCCACTGATTTTCAAGGAGGGTGGCCTTCCAGATAATACTTTATTGACTTACAAGTTGAAGACCGGAGAG GCTCTAAAGCAAGGGTATAAGCGGGGGACAGGAATAGTCTGTAATTGTTGCAATCAAGAG TTTACTCCTTCGCACTTTGAAGAACATGCTGGCATGGGGAGAAGACGGCAACC GTATCGCAACATTTATACATCAGAAGGGGTAACACTTCATAAGCTAGCACTGCAATTGCAAGatcgtttgaattcaaatggttcTAGCTTTAGTGACTACCCTAACCTTACTTCTTCAG GATGTGGCAGAGAACCTACTACCACCAGTGGACCTATCATTCCCCTGAAACGAACTTTGCAAGAAAGAGTGGTCGAAACAGAGGGGTGCTCTTTCTGTGG GGATGGCTACACGACTCTTGGAAATATCGATCCAGATACAATAGTCTTTTGTAACCAG TGTGAGAGACCATGCCATATTAAATGCTACAACACTGGACTTGAAAAAAAGAAG GTGCCCCTAGAAATTTTGAAAGAATATATGCAATTTTGCTTCCTGTGCTGCGAAATATGTCAATTGCTTCGTGACCGTCTAGATGAAGGACTGGAAAAGTGTGAAGAGATTGCCTTTCTCAGACAGATAAGATCCAATATTTGTTGGCGGCTTTTAAGTGGAATGGATGAACGTAGTAATTTGCAGCTCTACATGCCTCAGGTCATTGATATCTTCAAA GATGCATTTGCGGAAACTTCTGAGCACAGTGGTGTCTTCTCGGATATGGTTTATGC caAGAATGTAGAAGGAGAGAAGGATTTTCGAGGAATGTATTGTGCAGTGTTAACTGCAAG TACGCATGTTGTGTCTGCTGCAGTTCTGAAAGTGCGCATGGAACAAGTTGCAGAGTTGGTCCTTATTGCTACTCGTAGTGAGTGCCGGAAGAAG GGCTACTTTGTACTTCTCCTAAAGTCTATCGAGGCACATTTGAGAGCCTGGAACGTAAACCTTCTTACAGCGCCTGTTGACCTTGAAATGGCACCAATTTGGTCTGAGAAGCTCGGGTTCACCATTTTATCAGATGAAGAG CTCGGTGTGATTACAGCAGGTGCTTTCACCTTCATCGTGAGCTCACGATTGCTTCCGACATGCAAAGGCGGTTCAACACCTGAATTTCTTTCTGCTATCCAGCCATAG
- the LOC120652806 gene encoding uncharacterized protein LOC120652806 isoform X1: MQQPEECASTAAGEYINSVRDLLPFLLHVPVTYRFAKKHVSTPRPGSVRALLEGFVADGGSACACPASSSCGYRGKVLSALQFEKHAGAESKNQNGHIFLGNGKSLYALFHELRDVPAEAFADKFEAAAGVPMTMAAAEASPAPQGPRQGHQPGAPASWEPNGVQVVGATAEPPSSPAPAPSRGDVDMLTEEEMAGLCLLGLSRESCSTIQSDPMDGIEGPATEQIEDAAGGDCAMPDVKERRKGAGERRPRYGSLSTITPVKERMTETKYRLDSYLKDVRGLLSTGLLEGFKVTYKKDEVEKIGRIRGQGYSCGCSECNYSRNVMNACEFEQHSGQSSNNQNDHIFLETGISLFRVVKALKHYRLNMLCEFIEETIGLPPNMNEYSKWKASFQKRKDYSDDVASDGCSTQDSWESAVGEMIYSLTHLKESASGSILNLNWSASKRRSDRQFKRGGSGTSTPALSRSHDKGVSGLSTGTSKENDTEDTHSENTAGPFSIDGVKPDSPEPTAIIPDGSNHDPTDLGLSLPSPVTIPQEPFSNSNIDSKSKESKTRDTTLHPLIFKEGGLPDNTLLTYKLKTGEALKQGYKRGTGIVCNCCNQEFTPSHFEEHAGMGRRRQPYRNIYTSEGVTLHKLALQLQDRLNSNGSSFSDYPNLTSSGCGREPTTTSGPIIPLKRTLQERVVETEGCSFCGDGYTTLGNIDPDTIVFCNQCERPCHIKCYNTGLEKKKVPLEILKEYMQFCFLCCEICQLLRDRLDEGLEKCEEIAFLRQIRSNICWRLLSGMDERSNLQLYMPQVIDIFKDAFAETSEHSGVFSDMVYAKNVEGEKDFRGMYCAVLTASTHVVSAAVLKVRMEQVAELVLIATRSECRKKGYFVLLLKSIEAHLRAWNVNLLTAPVDLEMAPIWSEKLGFTILSDEELGVITAGAFTFIVSSRLLPTCKGGSTPEFLSAIQP; encoded by the exons ATGCAGCAGCCGGAGGAGTGCgcctcgacggcggccggcgagtaTATCAACAGCGTCCGGGATCTGTTGCCCTTCCTGTTGCACGTTCCAGTAACCTACCGCTTCGCGAAGAAACATGTGAGTACCCCTCGACCCGGTTCGGTTCGG GCCTTGCTTGAGGGATTCGTCGCCGACGGCGGCTCCGCCTGCGCCtgccccgcctcctcctcctgcggctATCGCGGCAAG GTGCTGTCGGCGCTGCAATTCGAGAAGCACGCGGGGGCGGAATCGAAGAACCAGAACGGGCACATCTTCCTCGGCAACGGCAAGTCGCTCTACGCCCTCTTCCACGAGCTCAGGGACGTGCCCGCCGAAGCGTTCGCGGACAAGTTCGAGGCGGCCGCAGGGGTGCCTatgaccatggccgccgccgaagcGTCGCCTGCGCCGCAGGGGCCGCGTCAGGGGCACCAGCCGGGAGCGCCCGCTAGCTGGGAACCGAACGGGGTTCAGGTTGTCGGCGCGACGGCGGAGCCCCCTtcgtcgccggcgcccgcgccctCGCGTGGCGACGTGGATATGTTGACCGAGGAGGAGATGGCCGGCTTGTGTCTTCTTGGTTTGAG CAGAGAAAGTTGTTCCACGATTCAGTCGGACCCTATGGACGGAATTGAAGGGCCTGCTACAGAACAGATCGAAGATGCAGCAGGTGGCGACTGTGCCATGCCTGATGTTAAAGAGAGAAGGAAAGGAGCTGGTGAGCGACGACCTAGGTATGGTAGTTTGTCAACAATAACTCCTGTTAAAGAGCGAATGACGGAAACAAAGTATCGGCTAGACAGTTACCTTAAAGATGTTAGAGGATTGTTATCCACTGGGCTTCTTGAAGGTTTCAAGGTGACCTACAAGAAGGATGAG GTGGAGAAGATTGGACGAATAAGGGGGCAGGGGTATTCTTGTGGCTGCTCAGAGTGCAATTACAGTAGAAAT GTTATGAATGCATGCGAGTTTGAACAGCATTCTGGTCAGTCATCCAACAACCAGAATGATCACATCTTCTTGGAAACCGGGATTTCTCTATTCAGGGTCGTGAAAGCTCTAAAACATTATAGGCTTAACATGCTTTGCGAATTCATTGAAGAAACTATTGGCTTACCTCCAAATATGAATGAGTATAGCAAGTGGAAAG CTTCATTTCAAAAGAGGAAAGATTATTCAGATGATGTAGCTTCAGATGGTTGTTCAACTCAGGA TTCATGGGAGTCGGCTGTGGGGGAGATGATTTATAGTTTGACACACTTGAAAGAATCTGCCAGCGGTAGCATCTTAAACCTTAATTGGAGTGCATCCAAAAGGCGGTCTGATAGACAGTTTAAACGAGGAGGTTCTGGGACTTCAACTCCAGCCTTGAGTAGAAGCCATGACAAAGGAGTTTCTGGCCTCTCTACTGGCACCTCAAAGGAGAATGACACTGAAGATACTCATAGTGAGAACACAGCAGGTCCTTTCAGCATCGATGGTGTAAAACCCGATTCTCCAGAACCTACTGCAATAATACCCGATGGCTCAAATCATGATCCCACAGACTTAGGGCTTTCTTTACCAAGTCCAGTAACAATCCCTCAAGAGCCATTTTCAAACTCCAACATCGACTCAAAGTCAAAAGAATCAAAAACGAG GGATACCACTTTGCATCCACTGATTTTCAAGGAGGGTGGCCTTCCAGATAATACTTTATTGACTTACAAGTTGAAGACCGGAGAG GCTCTAAAGCAAGGGTATAAGCGGGGGACAGGAATAGTCTGTAATTGTTGCAATCAAGAG TTTACTCCTTCGCACTTTGAAGAACATGCTGGCATGGGGAGAAGACGGCAACC GTATCGCAACATTTATACATCAGAAGGGGTAACACTTCATAAGCTAGCACTGCAATTGCAAGatcgtttgaattcaaatggttcTAGCTTTAGTGACTACCCTAACCTTACTTCTTCAG GATGTGGCAGAGAACCTACTACCACCAGTGGACCTATCATTCCCCTGAAACGAACTTTGCAAGAAAGAGTGGTCGAAACAGAGGGGTGCTCTTTCTGTGG GGATGGCTACACGACTCTTGGAAATATCGATCCAGATACAATAGTCTTTTGTAACCAG TGTGAGAGACCATGCCATATTAAATGCTACAACACTGGACTTGAAAAAAAGAAG GTGCCCCTAGAAATTTTGAAAGAATATATGCAATTTTGCTTCCTGTGCTGCGAAATATGTCAATTGCTTCGTGACCGTCTAGATGAAGGACTGGAAAAGTGTGAAGAGATTGCCTTTCTCAGACAGATAAGATCCAATATTTGTTGGCGGCTTTTAAGTGGAATGGATGAACGTAGTAATTTGCAGCTCTACATGCCTCAGGTCATTGATATCTTCAAA GATGCATTTGCGGAAACTTCTGAGCACAGTGGTGTCTTCTCGGATATGGTTTATGC caAGAATGTAGAAGGAGAGAAGGATTTTCGAGGAATGTATTGTGCAGTGTTAACTGCAAG TACGCATGTTGTGTCTGCTGCAGTTCTGAAAGTGCGCATGGAACAAGTTGCAGAGTTGGTCCTTATTGCTACTCGTAGTGAGTGCCGGAAGAAG GGCTACTTTGTACTTCTCCTAAAGTCTATCGAGGCACATTTGAGAGCCTGGAACGTAAACCTTCTTACAGCGCCTGTTGACCTTGAAATGGCACCAATTTGGTCTGAGAAGCTCGGGTTCACCATTTTATCAGATGAAGAG CTCGGTGTGATTACAGCAGGTGCTTTCACCTTCATCGTGAGCTCACGATTGCTTCCGACATGCAAAGGCGGTTCAACACCTGAATTTCTTTCTGCTATCCAGCCATAG